Proteins co-encoded in one Dyella japonica A8 genomic window:
- a CDS encoding BatD family protein, which yields MKTWWWCLLWLCAVAVHADEPAPPAPPIQVRVHQEPPGTLMQGETTRIVVDMLTPDFFTDAPVLPELHVDGAYLSLSDETPGHLVETIAGQSWSGVSRTYLITPLMSGPMEIPSFEITAHLGAQRTPVAVQTQPLALQVQPLVLPAGVTDALIAGSLKITQTVTPQDGSLHVGDTVTRRVEIAAEGTPAMMLPPTVFAPVGGLTLYAASPIVRDAVDNHGGFVGGNRVDTASYVVDRRGRYTLPPVTVRWMDSRTREWRESTVPAVHFHAWWGGTDKPRFALPQRGFMPRLIEWLSSDAGLGVLVLAGLAWLSWRFRDSWQRLWQQGKAWRYRHRQSEAVAFRAVARQRRATSAAILAEAVDAWVRRAADHGAPASVAGWAVHYGDASLQAHWNALQDALYGQGASTWSAPALVDALASARRRWKRGSRRWQRRPALPPLNPAP from the coding sequence ATGAAAACGTGGTGGTGGTGCCTGCTGTGGCTGTGCGCGGTCGCCGTCCATGCCGACGAGCCCGCGCCGCCCGCGCCACCCATCCAGGTGCGCGTGCATCAGGAGCCACCCGGCACGCTGATGCAGGGCGAGACCACGCGCATCGTGGTGGACATGCTGACACCGGATTTCTTCACTGATGCGCCGGTACTGCCCGAGTTGCATGTGGACGGCGCTTATCTGTCGCTTTCCGATGAAACGCCCGGGCACCTGGTGGAGACCATCGCCGGGCAGAGTTGGTCCGGGGTGTCGCGCACCTACCTCATCACGCCGTTGATGTCCGGCCCGATGGAGATCCCCTCCTTCGAAATCACCGCGCACCTGGGCGCGCAGCGCACCCCCGTCGCCGTACAGACCCAGCCGCTGGCGCTGCAGGTACAGCCGCTGGTATTGCCTGCCGGCGTGACGGACGCCCTGATCGCCGGCTCGCTGAAGATCACGCAGACCGTCACGCCGCAGGACGGCAGCCTGCATGTGGGCGATACGGTGACGCGCCGCGTCGAGATCGCCGCCGAAGGTACGCCCGCGATGATGTTGCCGCCCACCGTCTTCGCGCCGGTGGGTGGGCTTACCTTGTATGCGGCATCGCCGATCGTGCGCGACGCCGTGGACAATCACGGTGGCTTCGTCGGCGGCAATCGCGTGGATACCGCCAGCTACGTCGTCGACCGCCGGGGCCGCTATACCCTGCCGCCCGTGACCGTGCGCTGGATGGACAGCCGCACGCGCGAATGGCGCGAAAGCACCGTGCCGGCCGTCCATTTCCATGCATGGTGGGGCGGCACGGACAAACCGCGCTTCGCCTTGCCGCAGCGTGGCTTCATGCCGAGGCTGATCGAGTGGCTGTCCAGCGATGCCGGGCTCGGCGTTCTCGTGTTGGCTGGCCTGGCGTGGCTCAGCTGGCGCTTTCGAGATTCGTGGCAACGGCTTTGGCAGCAAGGGAAGGCGTGGCGTTACCGGCATCGTCAATCCGAGGCGGTCGCGTTCCGTGCCGTCGCCCGCCAGCGCCGCGCCACGTCGGCGGCGATATTGGCCGAAGCGGTCGATGCGTGGGTGCGGCGTGCGGCGGACCATGGCGCGCCGGCCAGCGTGGCGGGCTGGGCAGTGCATTATGGCGATGCCTCGCTGCAGGCGCATTGGAACGCATTGCAGGATGCACTGTACGGGCAGGGTGCATCGACATGGTCGGCGCCCGCTCTCGTCGATGCACTTGCATCCGCACGGCGAAGGTGGAAGCGTGGTTCGCGGCGTTGGCAGCGCCGTCCCGCGCTGCCGCCGCTGAACCCCGCGCCGTGA
- a CDS encoding sugar MFS transporter, whose protein sequence is MAFAAPPIQSATTSPATGKTRYTDYPMAMAVTTTIFFMWGFLTVLNDILIPHLKTVFELNYAQAMLVQFTFFGAYFLMSLPAGRVVAALGYKKGIVAGLAIAAVGAFGFWPAAQLHSYAAFLAALFVLATGITVLQVAANAYVALLGPERTSSSRLTLAQAMNSLGTTIGPKFGGLLILSAATAVIPLALRQAPETVQLVQTLNSAPAAQALEAIRQAPPDRLVAALDDASATALDRLPAADLANSIVRLPAQPMAQVVDTLSGAPLLATLSAMSPQQLATLPAATLATALDKLASSRLAADDAAQFAKVRAGLTQETTQQLASYRQKQAELVQVPYLGLGLALVVLANGVWLFRLPPLTESTEQADTSHHTLMDALRHSHVFFGVLAIFFYVGAEVSIGSFLVNYLSLPEIGHMSEQAAAGHVMYYWGGAMVGRIAGSALLVYFNPRKLLAVFAAIAGLLVLTTMLTQGNVAMASVIAIGLFNSIMFPTIFALGIERMGPLTGKASSLLIMAIVGGALVPLAQGVLADHMGIQHAFILPLLCYGYIIFYGLRGSLVRDPVTPVTH, encoded by the coding sequence ATGGCCTTCGCAGCTCCACCCATCCAGTCGGCGACCACGTCGCCGGCCACCGGAAAGACGCGCTATACGGACTATCCGATGGCGATGGCGGTTACCACCACGATCTTCTTCATGTGGGGGTTCCTGACCGTCCTCAACGACATCCTGATTCCGCACCTGAAAACGGTGTTCGAGCTGAACTACGCGCAGGCGATGCTTGTGCAGTTCACCTTCTTCGGCGCGTACTTCCTGATGTCGCTGCCGGCCGGCCGCGTGGTGGCCGCCCTGGGGTACAAGAAAGGCATCGTGGCGGGGCTGGCGATTGCCGCGGTCGGTGCGTTCGGCTTCTGGCCGGCGGCGCAGCTGCACTCGTATGCGGCCTTCCTGGCGGCACTGTTCGTGCTCGCCACCGGCATCACGGTGCTGCAGGTGGCGGCCAATGCCTATGTCGCCCTGCTGGGCCCTGAGCGCACCAGCTCCAGCCGCCTGACCCTGGCGCAGGCGATGAATTCGCTGGGCACCACCATCGGGCCGAAGTTCGGTGGCCTGCTGATCCTCTCCGCCGCCACCGCGGTGATTCCGCTGGCCCTGCGCCAAGCACCGGAAACCGTGCAGCTGGTGCAGACCCTCAACAGCGCACCGGCGGCGCAGGCCTTGGAGGCGATTCGCCAGGCGCCGCCTGACCGGCTCGTCGCCGCGCTGGACGATGCCTCGGCCACCGCCCTCGATCGCCTGCCGGCCGCGGACCTGGCCAACAGCATCGTGCGCCTGCCGGCCCAGCCGATGGCGCAGGTGGTGGATACCCTTTCCGGTGCGCCGCTGCTGGCCACGCTCTCGGCCATGTCGCCGCAACAGCTGGCCACCCTGCCCGCCGCCACGCTCGCCACTGCGCTGGACAAGCTGGCGTCCTCGCGGCTGGCTGCCGATGACGCCGCGCAGTTCGCCAAGGTGCGCGCAGGCCTGACCCAGGAAACCACGCAGCAGCTCGCCAGCTATCGACAGAAGCAGGCCGAACTCGTGCAGGTGCCTTATCTCGGGCTGGGCCTTGCGCTGGTCGTGCTCGCCAATGGCGTGTGGCTGTTCCGCCTGCCGCCGCTGACCGAGTCCACCGAACAGGCCGACACCTCGCACCACACCCTGATGGACGCGCTGCGCCACAGCCACGTGTTCTTCGGCGTGCTTGCCATCTTCTTCTACGTGGGCGCGGAAGTGTCCATCGGCAGCTTCCTGGTGAACTACCTGTCGCTGCCGGAAATCGGCCACATGAGCGAACAGGCGGCGGCCGGCCACGTGATGTACTACTGGGGCGGCGCCATGGTGGGCCGCATTGCCGGCTCGGCCCTGCTCGTCTATTTCAATCCGCGCAAGCTGCTGGCGGTCTTTGCCGCCATCGCCGGCCTGCTGGTGCTCACCACCATGCTCACGCAGGGCAACGTGGCGATGGCCAGCGTGATCGCGATTGGCCTGTTCAACTCCATCATGTTTCCGACCATCTTTGCGCTCGGCATCGAACGCATGGGCCCGCTCACCGGCAAGGCCTCCAGCCTGCTGATCATGGCCATCGTCGGCGGCGCGCTGGTGCCGCTGGCGCAGGGCGTGCTGGCCGACCACATGGGCATCCAGCACGCCTTTATCCTGCCGCTGCTCTGCTACGGCTACATCATCTTCTATGGACTGCGCGGTTCGCTTGTACGCGATCCCGTCACGCCCGTTACCCACTGA
- a CDS encoding LacI family DNA-binding transcriptional regulator, whose protein sequence is MESQTPVGRKITLNDIAAGCGVSRATVSLVLRGSPLVNKITRARVEEELRRQGYVYNRAAANLRRRTSSSVALVINELANPFFAEFAAGVDETLGAAGFVTLLGSTGDSAEREHAVLGSLIEHGPGGIILSPAEDSEARKVLAAVGTHTPVVLFNRELGGELPEYAHWDRLMLDNERGARMATEHLIAQGHRHIAFFGGHDHASSTRQRYAGYRQAMQAAGLAIEPQWRVQSTPTRTDAARAAGALFEGQATVPTAAVCYNDAVALGLMLGLHQHGRQAGRDFAVTGFDDIAEAAMSMPSLTTLSTAPRARGRQAADMLLARLRDPQAPSGTLVAPVDLVVRESSCPHS, encoded by the coding sequence ATGGAAAGCCAGACCCCGGTCGGAAGAAAGATCACACTGAACGACATCGCAGCGGGCTGCGGGGTGTCGCGCGCCACGGTTTCACTGGTGCTGCGAGGCAGCCCCCTAGTGAACAAGATTACCCGGGCGCGGGTAGAGGAAGAACTGCGCCGCCAGGGCTATGTCTACAACCGCGCCGCCGCCAACCTACGCCGGCGTACGTCCTCCAGCGTGGCGCTGGTCATCAATGAACTGGCCAACCCGTTCTTCGCCGAATTCGCCGCCGGTGTCGACGAGACCCTGGGCGCGGCCGGCTTCGTCACCCTGCTCGGCAGCACCGGCGACTCCGCCGAGCGCGAGCATGCCGTGCTGGGCTCGCTGATCGAGCACGGCCCGGGCGGCATCATTCTTTCCCCGGCGGAAGACAGCGAGGCGCGCAAGGTGCTGGCCGCCGTTGGCACGCATACCCCGGTGGTGCTGTTCAACCGCGAGCTCGGCGGCGAACTGCCGGAATACGCGCACTGGGATCGCCTGATGCTCGACAACGAGCGCGGCGCCCGCATGGCCACCGAGCACCTGATCGCCCAGGGCCACCGGCACATCGCTTTCTTCGGCGGACACGACCACGCCAGCTCGACCCGCCAGCGCTACGCGGGCTACCGCCAGGCCATGCAGGCGGCTGGGCTTGCCATCGAGCCGCAATGGCGCGTGCAGAGCACGCCCACCCGCACGGACGCCGCACGCGCGGCGGGGGCCCTGTTCGAAGGACAGGCCACCGTGCCGACCGCCGCCGTCTGCTACAACGACGCGGTCGCGCTGGGCCTGATGCTCGGCCTGCACCAGCACGGGCGGCAGGCCGGGCGCGACTTCGCCGTCACCGGTTTCGACGACATCGCCGAAGCCGCCATGAGCATGCCGTCGCTGACCACTCTGTCCACCGCGCCGCGCGCCCGCGGGCGGCAGGCGGCCGACATGCTCCTCGCCCGCCTGCGGGATCCGCAGGCGCCCTCGGGCACCCTCGTCGCGCCAGTGGACCTGGTCGTGCGCGAAAGCAGCTGTCCTCACTCCTGA
- a CDS encoding tetratricopeptide repeat protein — protein sequence MGRSRKSHGKRSGKAAAAPPSPVPAPPPAAEPRHRHLWWLPLGVAVLVLVLFGIWWLRAPAPGVATAPVATAASAAAPASQATPPAHYVGAQACASCHAKETQAWQQSHHALAMQVADDKTIEGHFEGTLKADGSTAGFFKRDHAYFVKTDGPDGKPGEFEVKYTFGVYPLQQYLVAFPDGRLQALRATWDARPSAEGGQRWFNLYPGEHIDAHDTLHWTRLNQNWNFMCADCHSTNVQRNYDVASNTFKSTWSEINVACEACHGPGSRHVEWSNASGDKKKADSSKGLTIALDERRDMHWIPNPATGNPVRSAPLSTHREVETCAVCHARRGIIAKDTAPTGRLMDTHDPVLLTEGRYHADGQQLDEVYVYASFLQSRMYAKGVTCSDCHDPHTGKTRAQGNALCESCHTPAVYDTAQHTMHKDGSAGSQCVACHMPSKNYMVINARPDHSIRVPRPDLTVQYGVPNACANCHADKGAPWAADAITKAHGPERKGYQHFVEALDAARHGKPGAASLLTTLAGDASSPTIARATAVGELRHYASPDAVPAIQAALGDADPLMREAALDALLAFPTEVRGPLAAPLADDPVLAVRVKAGRVLAGVPDAPLDANQRMARDRAFATYRQAQDAIADRPESHFDLGLVYVERGDTAAAEQAFRQALKLQPDFVPAYVNLADMYRAMGREADAGKLIDEGLKAVPGNANLLHAKGLALIRQDQSKEALTWLERAHRAEPANARFAYVYGVALNSAGQGEQARKLWEESLRTSPYDPSLLFALAGAERDAGNKDQARGYAERLVAVAPRSREARELLQSLGGDSLPAFR from the coding sequence ATGGGGCGTTCCAGGAAGAGCCATGGCAAGCGCTCTGGCAAGGCAGCGGCTGCGCCGCCGTCGCCAGTGCCGGCACCGCCACCGGCCGCTGAGCCTCGTCATCGCCACCTGTGGTGGTTGCCGCTGGGTGTGGCCGTGCTGGTGCTCGTCCTGTTTGGCATCTGGTGGTTGCGCGCGCCCGCGCCAGGCGTAGCGACCGCACCGGTGGCCACGGCTGCTTCGGCCGCCGCGCCTGCATCCCAGGCCACGCCACCGGCGCACTACGTCGGTGCACAGGCATGCGCTTCGTGCCATGCGAAGGAAACCCAGGCCTGGCAGCAATCCCATCATGCGCTGGCCATGCAGGTGGCCGACGACAAGACTATCGAGGGCCACTTCGAGGGCACGCTGAAGGCGGATGGCTCCACCGCCGGCTTCTTCAAGCGTGACCACGCGTACTTCGTGAAGACCGACGGGCCGGACGGCAAGCCCGGCGAGTTCGAGGTGAAGTACACCTTCGGCGTCTATCCTCTGCAGCAGTATCTCGTCGCCTTCCCGGACGGCCGCTTGCAGGCGCTGCGCGCGACCTGGGATGCACGCCCCTCCGCCGAGGGCGGGCAGCGCTGGTTCAACCTCTATCCCGGCGAACACATCGATGCGCACGACACGCTGCACTGGACACGGCTGAACCAGAACTGGAACTTCATGTGCGCGGACTGCCATTCCACGAATGTGCAGCGCAACTACGACGTGGCCAGCAACACCTTCAAGTCGACGTGGAGCGAGATCAACGTCGCCTGCGAGGCCTGCCACGGCCCGGGCTCCCGCCACGTTGAATGGTCGAACGCCAGCGGCGACAAGAAGAAGGCCGATTCATCCAAGGGGTTGACCATCGCGCTCGACGAGCGCAGGGACATGCACTGGATCCCCAATCCCGCGACCGGCAACCCCGTGCGCAGCGCGCCGCTGTCTACGCATCGCGAAGTGGAAACCTGCGCGGTCTGCCATGCGCGCCGGGGCATCATCGCCAAGGATACGGCGCCCACGGGGCGCCTGATGGACACGCACGATCCCGTGCTGCTCACCGAGGGTCGTTATCACGCCGACGGCCAGCAGCTGGACGAGGTCTATGTGTATGCCTCGTTCCTGCAGAGCCGCATGTATGCCAAGGGCGTTACCTGCAGCGATTGCCACGATCCGCACACCGGCAAGACCCGTGCACAGGGCAATGCACTGTGCGAGAGCTGCCATACGCCGGCCGTCTACGACACGGCCCAGCACACCATGCACAAGGACGGCAGCGCCGGCTCGCAATGCGTGGCCTGCCATATGCCGTCCAAGAACTACATGGTGATCAACGCGCGGCCGGATCATTCCATTCGCGTGCCGCGGCCGGATCTCACCGTGCAATACGGTGTGCCGAACGCCTGCGCCAACTGCCATGCCGACAAGGGCGCGCCGTGGGCAGCGGATGCCATCACGAAGGCGCACGGACCCGAGCGCAAGGGCTACCAGCACTTCGTCGAGGCGCTGGATGCAGCGCGACACGGCAAGCCCGGTGCCGCATCGTTGCTGACCACGCTGGCGGGCGATGCCTCGTCCCCGACGATCGCCCGTGCCACGGCTGTCGGCGAACTGCGCCACTACGCCAGTCCTGACGCGGTGCCAGCGATCCAGGCGGCGCTCGGCGATGCCGACCCGCTCATGCGTGAGGCAGCGCTCGACGCGTTGCTGGCTTTTCCCACCGAGGTACGCGGGCCGCTGGCGGCACCGCTGGCGGATGACCCGGTGTTGGCCGTGCGGGTGAAAGCCGGCCGTGTGTTGGCGGGCGTGCCCGACGCGCCGCTCGATGCGAACCAGCGCATGGCGCGTGACCGCGCGTTCGCCACCTACCGGCAGGCGCAGGACGCCATCGCCGATCGGCCCGAATCGCATTTCGATCTGGGTCTGGTCTATGTCGAGCGTGGCGATACCGCGGCGGCGGAGCAGGCGTTCCGGCAGGCATTGAAACTGCAGCCGGATTTCGTGCCCGCTTATGTGAACCTGGCGGACATGTATCGGGCGATGGGCCGCGAAGCGGATGCCGGCAAGCTCATCGACGAGGGGCTCAAGGCCGTGCCGGGCAATGCCAACCTGCTACATGCCAAGGGCCTGGCGCTGATCCGCCAGGACCAGTCGAAGGAGGCGCTGACCTGGCTGGAGCGCGCGCATCGCGCCGAGCCGGCCAATGCACGGTTCGCCTACGTCTATGGCGTGGCGCTCAACTCGGCCGGGCAGGGCGAGCAGGCACGCAAGCTGTGGGAGGAGAGTCTGCGAACGTCACCGTACGACCCTTCGCTGCTGTTCGCCTTGGCGGGCGCCGAACGCGACGCCGGCAACAAGGACCAGGCCCGCGGTTATGCCGAGCGGCTGGTGGCGGTGGCGCCGCGCTCCCGCGAGGCCCGCGAGTTGCTGCAAAGCCTGGGTGGCGACAGCCTGCCGGCCTTCCGTTGA
- a CDS encoding AGE family epimerase/isomerase, which translates to MTTTPDVRSAAFLREHIATTMAFYHPHCIDPAGGFFHYYKDDGTIYDRSHRHLVSSTRFVFNYAMAHNEFGNPEYLDAVHHGLRYLRDVHRNPATGGYAWTIRDGKPEDTMYHAYGVAFVLLAYSTALKAGVREASAWMDETWNLLEQRYWDADAGLYRDEANDQWQFTDYRGQNANMHMCEAMLAAYQASDEPRYLERALQLADHMTRRQAAKADGLVWEHYDVNWNVDWKYNLDNPKHLFRPWGFQPGHQTEWAKLLLIMEPLLLERGREENWLVPTAKHLFDTALARSWDNEYGGMAYGFAPDGTVCDDDKYFWVQAESLAAAALLHARTGLAEYDTWYQKLWAYSWEHMIDHTYGAWFRILTRDNRKYDDEKSPAGKTDYHTMGACYEVLALIRDGGVP; encoded by the coding sequence ATGACCACCACGCCCGATGTCCGCAGCGCGGCGTTCCTGCGCGAACACATCGCCACGACGATGGCGTTCTACCACCCGCACTGCATCGATCCGGCCGGTGGCTTCTTCCACTACTACAAGGACGACGGCACGATCTACGATCGCAGCCATCGCCACCTGGTCAGCAGCACGCGCTTCGTCTTCAACTACGCGATGGCGCATAACGAGTTCGGCAACCCCGAGTACCTCGATGCCGTGCACCACGGCCTGCGCTATCTGCGCGACGTGCACCGCAACCCGGCCACGGGCGGCTATGCGTGGACCATCCGCGACGGCAAGCCCGAGGACACCATGTACCACGCGTACGGCGTGGCCTTCGTGCTGCTCGCCTACTCCACCGCCCTGAAGGCCGGCGTGCGCGAAGCCAGCGCGTGGATGGACGAAACCTGGAACCTGCTGGAACAGCGCTACTGGGACGCCGACGCCGGCCTGTACCGCGACGAGGCGAACGACCAGTGGCAGTTCACCGACTACCGCGGCCAGAACGCCAACATGCATATGTGCGAGGCCATGCTCGCCGCCTACCAGGCCAGCGACGAGCCGCGCTATCTCGAACGCGCGCTGCAACTGGCGGACCACATGACGCGCCGCCAAGCCGCCAAGGCCGATGGCCTGGTGTGGGAACACTACGACGTGAACTGGAACGTCGACTGGAAGTACAACCTCGACAATCCCAAGCACCTGTTCCGCCCGTGGGGCTTCCAGCCCGGCCACCAGACCGAGTGGGCCAAGCTGCTGCTGATCATGGAACCGCTGCTGCTCGAGCGTGGCCGCGAAGAGAACTGGCTGGTGCCCACCGCCAAGCACCTGTTCGATACGGCGCTCGCCCGCTCGTGGGACAACGAGTACGGCGGCATGGCCTACGGCTTTGCACCGGACGGCACCGTGTGCGATGACGACAAGTATTTCTGGGTGCAGGCCGAATCCCTTGCCGCTGCCGCCTTGCTGCACGCGCGCACGGGGCTGGCCGAATACGACACGTGGTACCAGAAACTGTGGGCGTATTCGTGGGAGCACATGATCGATCACACGTACGGTGCGTGGTTCCGCATCCTCACGCGCGACAACCGCAAGTATGACGACGAGAAGAGCCCCGCCGGCAAGACCGACTACCACACCATGGGTGCATGCTATGAGGTGTTGGCGTTGATTCGGGATGGCGGGGTTCCGTAA
- a CDS encoding alpha/beta hydrolase, whose product MIRWRGGFALLLAWGGIHAAVAMEIRHDLAYGAAPAQRLDVYLPATPHDAPVIVMVHGGAWMIGDKSHRAVVEPKATHWTQAGYVFVSVDYRLWPQAGPLEQANDVADALAYVQQHAKAWGADPSRIVLMGHSAGAHLVALLSSSPSLATGRGAQRWLGTVSLDAGAIDVPGIMGAPHAGFYDRVFGKNPASWREASPIDRLGRDALPILLVCSRQRKASCPHNEGYAAKAQGLGVRASVLPEPLTHGQINATLGEPGDYTGAVDAFLHGLGLP is encoded by the coding sequence ATGATTCGCTGGCGCGGCGGGTTCGCTCTGCTTCTGGCATGGGGCGGCATCCATGCCGCCGTGGCCATGGAGATCCGGCATGACCTGGCCTACGGGGCGGCGCCAGCCCAGCGTCTGGACGTCTATCTGCCTGCGACCCCGCACGACGCGCCCGTCATCGTGATGGTTCACGGCGGCGCCTGGATGATCGGCGACAAGTCCCATCGTGCCGTGGTCGAACCCAAGGCCACCCACTGGACGCAGGCCGGCTATGTCTTCGTCTCGGTGGACTATCGCCTGTGGCCGCAGGCCGGTCCGCTCGAACAGGCGAACGACGTGGCCGATGCGCTGGCCTACGTCCAGCAGCATGCGAAGGCGTGGGGCGCCGATCCCTCGCGGATCGTGCTGATGGGGCATTCGGCCGGCGCGCACCTGGTGGCACTGCTGTCGTCGTCGCCCTCATTGGCCACGGGGCGCGGAGCACAGCGCTGGCTGGGCACGGTGTCGCTCGATGCGGGTGCCATCGATGTGCCGGGCATCATGGGTGCGCCGCATGCGGGCTTCTACGACCGCGTGTTCGGCAAGAATCCTGCGTCATGGCGGGAAGCCTCGCCGATCGACCGGCTTGGCCGGGATGCCCTGCCGATCCTGCTGGTGTGCTCCCGCCAGCGGAAGGCGTCGTGCCCGCACAACGAGGGGTATGCGGCGAAGGCACAAGGGCTTGGTGTACGGGCCAGCGTGCTGCCCGAGCCGCTCACGCACGGCCAGATCAATGCGACGCTGGGGGAGCCCGGCGACTACACCGGCGCCGTGGATGCCTTCCTGCACGGCCTTGGCCTGCCCTGA
- a CDS encoding DoxX family protein, with protein MRYTLLAGSKDGMLLLARLLLMILFVIFGWSKLMSFSESTAYMSSVGVPMPAVTAAIAVIMEFVVGIAIAIGFYTRPLAILLGLYTLAAAVIGHQFWNMVDPERIGAMINFYKNVSIAGGLLLLCIAGPGKYSLDRR; from the coding sequence ATGCGTTATACGTTACTGGCAGGCAGCAAAGACGGCATGCTGCTCCTCGCTCGCCTTCTGCTGATGATCCTGTTCGTCATCTTCGGCTGGAGCAAGCTCATGAGCTTCTCCGAATCGACGGCCTACATGAGCTCGGTAGGGGTGCCCATGCCGGCGGTCACGGCGGCCATCGCAGTGATCATGGAGTTCGTCGTCGGCATCGCCATCGCCATCGGGTTCTATACGCGGCCGCTGGCCATCCTGCTGGGCCTGTACACGCTGGCCGCAGCGGTGATCGGCCACCAGTTCTGGAACATGGTGGACCCCGAGCGCATCGGCGCGATGATCAATTTCTACAAGAACGTGAGCATCGCCGGCGGCCTGCTGTTGTTGTGCATCGCCGGCCCCGGCAAATACTCGCTGGATCGACGCTAG
- a CDS encoding SDR family NAD(P)-dependent oxidoreductase — MHRRDHAILTPQPERDTMVVVEQLDTVLITGASAGIGAAYADRFARRGHPVVLVARNEERLEALALRLSREYAVKAEVLAADLTVPDERARVERRLSADDAIGVLVNNAGIEGGPALTQTTPDAVQAMIELNVTAPSRLVAALLPRLLARGRGSIINIASILALAPELFDGAYAASKSYVLSYTQTLHKEVAARGIRVQCVLPGVTRTAIWNATGGVDAFPPRMIMEVDEMVDAALTGYDQGELVTIPSLVDGAEWKRFEEARRHMLPELSRSVAADRYKSDIPEDA, encoded by the coding sequence ATGCACCGACGCGATCACGCCATCCTCACCCCGCAGCCAGAGAGAGACACCATGGTCGTCGTGGAACAGCTCGACACGGTCCTGATCACCGGCGCGTCCGCCGGCATAGGCGCGGCCTACGCGGACCGTTTCGCCCGGCGCGGCCATCCGGTCGTGCTGGTGGCCCGCAACGAGGAGCGGCTGGAAGCGCTGGCCCTGCGGCTTTCCCGTGAATATGCCGTGAAAGCGGAAGTGCTGGCGGCGGACCTGACCGTGCCGGACGAACGCGCCCGCGTGGAACGGCGACTGTCCGCGGACGATGCCATTGGCGTCCTGGTGAACAATGCCGGCATCGAGGGCGGACCGGCGTTGACGCAGACCACCCCGGACGCTGTGCAGGCGATGATCGAACTCAACGTCACCGCACCTTCGCGCCTGGTTGCCGCCCTGCTGCCGCGCCTGCTGGCCCGTGGCCGGGGCAGCATCATCAACATCGCATCGATCCTGGCGCTGGCGCCCGAGCTGTTCGACGGCGCGTACGCCGCCAGCAAAAGCTATGTGCTGTCCTATACGCAGACGCTGCACAAGGAAGTGGCCGCGCGCGGCATCCGCGTGCAGTGCGTGCTGCCCGGCGTGACGCGCACCGCGATCTGGAACGCGACGGGCGGGGTCGATGCGTTCCCTCCCCGCATGATCATGGAAGTGGATGAAATGGTGGACGCGGCGCTGACCGGCTACGACCAGGGCGAGCTGGTCACCATCCCGTCGCTGGTCGACGGTGCGGAATGGAAGCGCTTCGAGGAGGCACGCCGGCACATGCTGCCGGAGCTTTCGCGCAGCGTGGCCGCCGACCGTTACAAGAGCGATATACCCGAGGACGCATGA
- a CDS encoding carbohydrate kinase family protein codes for MSRTILCFGEALIDFHSEGGDEAGFPRSFVPYAGGAPANVAVAVARLGGDSAFAGMLGKDMFGDFLLDSLRRVGVNTDGVARTGEANTALAFVSLDATGERSFSFYRPPSADLLFRPMHFHPESFKGTAVFHVCSNSMTDAALAETTREGMRRAHAAGALVSFDLNLRPALWPRDVEPRPLIWPALHLADVVKLSAEEFAWLAVDGEEATLEKLWKGRTRLVIITDGANALRWFHPDVEGELPVYSVPAVDTTAAGDAFVGGLLHQLAKLDHTAHRIDHLITELPRLHAALRFASACGALTVTRQGSFSAIPDEAEVFSFMETYA; via the coding sequence ATGTCACGCACCATCCTCTGCTTCGGTGAAGCCCTGATCGATTTCCACAGCGAAGGCGGCGACGAAGCCGGCTTCCCCCGCAGTTTCGTCCCTTACGCCGGCGGCGCGCCGGCCAACGTCGCCGTGGCGGTCGCGCGCCTGGGTGGCGACTCGGCCTTCGCCGGCATGCTGGGCAAGGACATGTTCGGCGATTTCCTGCTGGACAGCCTGCGTCGCGTCGGCGTAAACACCGACGGCGTCGCGCGCACCGGCGAAGCGAATACGGCCCTCGCCTTCGTATCGCTGGATGCGACCGGCGAACGCAGCTTCAGCTTCTATCGCCCGCCGTCGGCCGACCTGCTGTTCCGCCCCATGCATTTCCACCCGGAAAGCTTCAAGGGCACGGCGGTATTCCACGTCTGTTCCAACAGCATGACGGATGCCGCGCTGGCCGAAACCACGCGCGAAGGCATGCGTCGCGCGCACGCGGCCGGCGCCCTGGTGAGCTTCGACCTCAACCTGCGCCCGGCACTGTGGCCGCGCGACGTGGAACCGCGTCCGCTGATCTGGCCTGCGCTGCACCTGGCCGACGTGGTCAAGCTCAGCGCCGAGGAGTTCGCCTGGCTCGCCGTGGACGGCGAGGAAGCGACGCTGGAAAAACTCTGGAAAGGCCGCACGCGCCTGGTCATCATCACCGACGGTGCGAACGCGCTGCGCTGGTTCCACCCCGACGTGGAAGGCGAATTGCCGGTGTATTCCGTGCCGGCCGTGGATACCACCGCGGCGGGCGACGCCTTCGTCGGCGGCCTGCTGCATCAGCTTGCCAAGCTGGACCACACCGCGCACCGCATCGACCACCTCATCACCGAACTGCCCCGCCTGCATGCAGCGCTGCGCTTCGCGTCGGCCTGTGGCGCACTCACCGTGACGCGCCAGGGTTCGTTCTCGGCCATTCCCGACGAAGCCGAAGTGTTCAGCTTCATGGAGACCTACGCATGA